ATTTCTCAAAAGGATCTCGTCAGGTTTTTCCTGCTTTCAACTTCGAACTTCAAACTTTCAACTATCCTTTTACGTCAAAAAATGAAATCAAATGAAACTGCGATTGTTATATCCTAAATTCAAGAAATTCCTCGAAGACCATGCCTCGCTTCGCGAGGAACTCAAGGGCCACGTGATCGGCGACTACACCATGCCGCCGTCGCTTGCGCTGCCGATCATCGCCGCGCTCACACCACGCCCGGTCGGAATCAACCTTACCGACGACAACATCACGCCGGTTGATTTCGACGAGAAGGTCGACCTCGCGGTGATAAGCTGCTTCACGCCGCAGGCGCAGCGCGCCTACGAAATCGCGGACGAATTCAAGAAGCGCGGCACGAAAACCATCATCGGCGGCGTTCACCCGACCGCCCTGCCGGACGAGGCGCTCGCCCATGCCGACGCGGTATGCGTTGGCGAAGGGGAGCAGGTATGGCATGCCATTCTTTCCGACTTGCAAACCGGCTCGTTGAAAAAAAAGTACAGCGCCCAGTCGTATTGCGATCTCGCCAAAATGCCCGTCCCCCGCCGCGCTATTTTCTCGCCCGACAATTATCGCTGGAAGGCGCACCTCGTGCAGGTGATGCGCGGGTGCCCGGCGCCCTGCGCCGGCTGCCCCGTGCCCTACATGGGCGGCACCCTGTTCCGGCTGCGGCCGGTGGAAAACATCATCGCCGACATTAAATCAATGCCGTACAAGGAACTTTATTTCACCGATGACACCGTGATGCTTCCCGGAAAAAAACCGATGAAATTCCTGTTGAAGATCATGGAGCGCACCGCGGAAATGGCGGATATAAAAATCTTTCTCGCCTCCACCATGATGATGACGCCGGACCTGGAATTCTACCGCAAGCTTAAAAACGGCGGCACCGCGTCCATCTACACCGTGTTCGGCTTTGACAAGAACTCCCAGCTACTGTTCGACAAATCCTGCACGGCAGACCATTGGAGCGCTGCGGTCGACCTGGTCCGAATGATCGAGGACATCGGCATACACTTTTTCGGCTCGTTCGGCATCGGGTTTGACAACCAGGACAAGGGCGTGACCGAGCGCATCCTCAAATTCACGCAGGACGCGCGCATCGACCTGGCGGAATTCTACATCCCCACGCCGTTTCCCGGCACCAAGTTCGGCGAACGGATAGCCGCGGAAAACAGGCTCCTGCACCGGAACTATTCGCTGTGGAACCACGCGAACGTGGTGTTCAAACCCAAGAATTTCACGGAGACCGAGCTGCTCGATGCGTTCCATTTTGCGTGGAGGGAGTTTTATAAGGATAAAAAGCCGGAGAATACGGTGAGGAGTTTTACGTTGAATGAAAAAAAGAGTTGATTTTTGATAATAATAAAATGCTGGTAGGGCCTGGCCGGCCCTAAAACCCGCCAAGGAAAATGCTTAATGATATATTTCTATTACCCAATACTCTACTAATCGGCCATTTCCCGTAACCGAGGTGAGATTTTCTCCCCGTCCTATGGAAAAATACCATCCGTTATGCCGCCTTCCTGAAATAATAATGGCGTAAACCAGAAAGGACAGACATCTTCAAGCTGGCTCCTGTCTTCAGGGTTCCATAACCACAAGGAATTCGCTGTACGATCCCGATGCGGTCGGCAGACGGAAGCGTCATATTCGCCATAGAGGCAATGGGAATAGGTACCATAGGCTGCTTGTAAATATATTCCCGAAAAAAAAAGCCTCCTGCCCCCACGCGTTGCCACCTTTTCTTTACTTGTGCCTGAAGACCTTTCATGGTATAATAACCTTGTGTAGTCTGGGCCATTTTTTTCAACTGCTTGACCCTCATAATTCACACGCCTGCTTTTACTCAACCCGTGTTATGGCTACAGCTCAAACTATCTTTCAAATGTTCTTTAAGATCTGTAGGCTTGCCAGGATTCCTACCTTCTCTGCCAGGGCAATTTTTA
This region of Chitinivibrionales bacterium genomic DNA includes:
- a CDS encoding cobalamin-dependent protein (Presence of a B(12) (cobalamin)-binding domain implies dependence on cobalamin itself, in one of its several forms, or in some unusual lineages, dependence on a cobalamin-like analog.), which codes for MKLRLLYPKFKKFLEDHASLREELKGHVIGDYTMPPSLALPIIAALTPRPVGINLTDDNITPVDFDEKVDLAVISCFTPQAQRAYEIADEFKKRGTKTIIGGVHPTALPDEALAHADAVCVGEGEQVWHAILSDLQTGSLKKKYSAQSYCDLAKMPVPRRAIFSPDNYRWKAHLVQVMRGCPAPCAGCPVPYMGGTLFRLRPVENIIADIKSMPYKELYFTDDTVMLPGKKPMKFLLKIMERTAEMADIKIFLASTMMMTPDLEFYRKLKNGGTASIYTVFGFDKNSQLLFDKSCTADHWSAAVDLVRMIEDIGIHFFGSFGIGFDNQDKGVTERILKFTQDARIDLAEFYIPTPFPGTKFGERIAAENRLLHRNYSLWNHANVVFKPKNFTETELLDAFHFAWREFYKDKKPENTVRSFTLNEKKS